One window from the genome of Anopheles coluzzii chromosome X, AcolN3, whole genome shotgun sequence encodes:
- the LOC120954636 gene encoding uncharacterized protein LOC120954636, giving the protein MDHIAEVAAGIAYIPAGIIYGYLLLLPTATDKLTACLYEETYYWPHIIAIVAMLITVVLTNGLKLNYRKTQFIHLYLQLAATAFALTAGLVFLLVEDVVPAIYLGAIALGLTLVPGLSYLHIRARARHRALLMCLCTVWLLAGVATTATIAELASVGAAGEERLHQNVAIALLAASTLQLVLIGLVELLQRESIVDYRRPLDYDTAMAHDSGRLLNPDRRSFAPYAQFGRAAPALGKGMATAGTGWSTERIVGAGQPHGESGCRYRTLWTVYAVGTKLVGLLAFYWVLLVSGIAASRTVLEREDVGYLPFWLLVGGALLTTLLSLRLAPKTTFVGASVLYVVALVLSVAFYCADLVELEYGISMLLFFAFLGAALPLPAINILELAPLNCNEAALALGTALELLAVALLQYYGVTMGDTLFGVEQPAGGGDPVLASDHKGVIAAHYITAIVLGVVAAVATLWHVPNTGRKSLAEIESDLARMRSYFAFSRRHLASPTPAAPAPAAATLDETMVPPPPRDAVAAPHHATNGRLADDALEELPVPHEQQLSARNAARFAALYPDSPDPRNGSYGSPASHSPNGRSRSPYNDFDRHYSPHHHQDAVHLQDALRRQHEANYLNARLLLQQQRAVSSSPTNSGRALTPETIQPLPLLPVPLAGRAGPGQRPEPPLGSLTVKSEPGTMLRPALLTQKSDAPAPPPMPPADYLTKSLPRVKAVRQSRIPPIVPKPEPPAEVVVPGVEYSHNLVPSQFLRQSLQNSQLFR; this is encoded by the exons ATGGACCACATCGCCGAGGTGGCGGCCGGGATCGCGTACATCCCGGCCGGGATCATCTACGgctatctgctgctgctgccgaccgCCACCGACAAGCTGACCGCCTGCCTGTACGAGGAAACCTACTACTGGCCGCACATCATCGCGATCGTCGCGATGCTGATCACGGTCGTGCTGACCAACGGGCTCAAGCTCAACTATCGCAAGACGCAGTTCATCCATCTGTACCTGCAGCTAGCCGCCACCGCGTTTGCCCTTACCGCCGGGCTCGTCTTTCTGCTGGTCGAGG ATGTCGTGCCGGCGATCTATCTCGGCGCCATCGCGCTCGGCCTGACGCTCGTGCCGGGGCTGAGCTATCTGCACATCCGGGCCCGGGCCCGCCACCGCGCCCTGCTCATGTGCCTGTGCACGGTCTGGTTGCTGGCGGGCGTCGCCACGACCGCCACGATCGCGGAGCTGGCCTCGGTCGGTGCGGCCGGCGAGGAGCGGCTGCACCAGAACGTGGCGATCGCGCTGCTCGCCGCCAGCACGCTGCAGCTCGTGCTGATCGGGCTGGtcgagctgctgcagcgcgAATCGATCGTCGACTACCGGCGCCCGCTCGACTACGACACGGCGATGGCCCACGACAGCGGCCGGCTGCTCAACCCGGACCGGCGCTCGTTCGCCCCGTACGCCCAGTTCGGGCGGGCGGCGCCGGCCCTCGGCAAGGGCATGGCCACCGCCGGCACCGGCTGGTCGACCGAGCGCATCGTCGGCGCGGGCCAGCCGCACGGCGAGTCGGGCTGCCGCTACCGGACGCTCTGGACGGTGTACGCGGTCGGCACCAAGCTGGTCGGGCTGCTCGCCTTCTACTGGGTGCTGCTGGTGTCGGGCATCGCCGCCAGCCGGACGGTGCTGGAGCGGGAGGACGTCGGCTACCTGCCCTTCTGGCTGCTGGTCGGGGGCGCCCTGCTCACCACCCTGCTCTCGCTCCGGCTCGCCCCCAAGACGACGTTTGTCGGCGCGTCCGTCCTGTACGTGGTGGCGCTCGTGCTCTCGGTCGCCTTCTACTGCGCCGATCTGGTCGAGCTCGAGTACGGCATCTCGATGCTGCTGTTCTTCGCCTTTCTCGGCGCCGCCCTGCCCCTGCCCGCCATCAACATCCTCGAGCTGGCGCCGCTGAACTGTAACGAGGCGGCGCTGGCCCTCGGCACGGCGCTGGAGCTGCTGGCCGTCGCGCTACTCCAGTACTACGGCGTCACCATGGGCGACACGCTGTTCGGGGTGGAGCAACCGGCCGGCGGCGGCGACCCAGTGCTCGCCAGCGACCACAAGGGCGTCATTGCCGCCCACTACATTACCGCGATCGTGCTGGGGGTGGTCGCGGCCGTCGCCACCCTCTGGCACGTGCCGAACACGGGCCGCAAGTCGCTGGCGGAGATTGAGTCCGACCTGGCCCGGATGCGGTCGTACTTTGCGTTCAGCCGGCGCCATCTCGCCTCCCCAACGCCCGCAGCGCCGGCCCCGGCCGCCGCCACCCTCGACGAGACGatggtgccgccgccgccccgggACGCCGTCGCCGCGCCGCATCACGCCACCAACGGACGGCTCGCGGACGACGCGCTGGAGGAGCTGCCGGTGCCgcacgagcagcagctgaGCGCGCGCAACGCGGCCCGCTTCGCCGCCCTCTACCCCGACTCGCCCGATCCGCGCAACGGCTCGTACGGCAGCCCCGCCAGCCACAGCCCCAACGGGCGCAGCCGTAGCCCCTACAACGACTTCGATCGGCACTACAgcccgcaccaccaccaggacGCGGTCCACCTGCAGGACGCGCTGCGCCGCCAGCACGAGGCCAACTATCTGAAcgcccggctgctgctgcagcagcagcgagccgTCAGCAGCTCCCCGACCAACTCCGGGCGGGCCCTCACGCCCGAAACCATCcagccgctgccgctgctgccggttCCGCTGGCCGGGCGGGCAGGGCCTGGCCAGCGGCCCGAGCCGCCCCTCGGCTCGCTCACGGTCAAGTCCGAGCCGGGCACGATGCTGCGGCCCGCCCTGCTCACGCAGAAAAGTGACGCGCCGGCCCCGCCGCCCATGCCGCCCGCCGACTACCTCACCAAATCGTTGCCGCGCGTCAAGGCGGTCCGGCAGTCGCGCATACCGCCGATCGTGCCGAAGCCGGAACCGCCGGCCGAGGTCGTCGTGCCGGGCGTCGAGTACTCGCACAACCTCGTGCCGAGCCAGTTCCTGCGCCAGTCGCTCCAAAACTCGCAGCTCTTCCGCtaa